Proteins encoded within one genomic window of Brassica rapa cultivar Chiifu-401-42 chromosome A09, CAAS_Brap_v3.01, whole genome shotgun sequence:
- the LOC103840764 gene encoding F-box/kelch-repeat protein At1g23390 — translation MEDKNKNGEEEEECSIDGDILASILSNLPLLDLDSACHVSKSWNRAVFFSLRRLKSTPWLFVFKQRSLSPYTLAATAYDPKSEKWIELRTGSSPVEHVSAARSSHSTLLYALSPAKLSFSIDAFHLSWRHVAPPRVWRIDPVVAVVGRCLIVAGGVCEFEDDRLAVELLDVESGEEAWERCESMPQYLSGSASSTWLSVAVSAETMYVTEKASGVACCFDPETKSWTELLDFSPSDCRLYSRVIGFVGNRLLMAGITGDEDNPTGIELWEVDSTGSPMKLKFESIGSMPTACLEKLRGIDSDWPLTSIVFNAVGDMVYMNNAAETGEIVAAEIEGRKLCKWRTLLYADARGHAGERLIVACSNVSFSDLKRAFRDDLRFSVMV, via the coding sequence ATGGAGGATAAGAACAAgaacggagaagaagaagaagaatgttcTATAGACGGAGACATACTCGCCTCCATCCTCTCCAACTTGCCCCTCCTCGACCTCGATTCAGCTTGCCACGTGTCCAAATCCTGGAACCGCGCCGTCTTCTTCTCCCTCCGTCGCCTCAAGTCCACACCGTGGCTGTTCGTCTTCAAACAGAGGAGTCTTTCGCCGTACACCTTGGCGGCGACGGCGTACGATCCCAAGTCCGAAAAGTGGATCGAGCTCAGAACCGGATCATCTCCCGTCGAACACGTGTCCGCCGCTCGATCCTCCCACTCCACGCTGCTCTACGCGCTCTCCCCGGCGAAACTCTCCTTCTCGATCGACGCGTTTCACCTGAGCTGGCGACACGTGGCGCCGCCGAGAGTCTGGAGGATCGATCCGGTCGTCGCCGTCGTCGGAAGGTGTCTGATCGTGGCCGGCGGCGTGTGCGAGTTCGAGGACGATAGACTCGCCGTGGAGCTGCTCGACGTCGAATCCGGCGAAGAAGCGTGGGAGAGATGCGAGTCGATGCCGCAGTACCTCTCGGGATCCGCGTCGTCCACGTGGCTTTCCGTCGCGGTCAGCGCGGAAACGATGTACGTGACGGAGAAGGCATCGGGTGTTGCGTGTTGCTTCGATCCAGAGACGAAGTCGTGGACGGAGCTTCTCGATTTCTCTCCGAGCGACTGTAGATTATACTCGCGCGTGATTGGATTCGTCGGTAACCGTCTCCTCATGGCTGGGATCACCGGAGACGAGGATAATCCGACGGGAATCGAACTGTGGGAAGTAGATTCCACCGGATCGCCGATGAAACTCAAATTCGAATCGATTGGATCGATGCCTACGGCGTGTTTGGAGAAACTCAGAGGGATTGATTCTGATTGGCCGTTAACGTCGATAGTTTTTAACGCGGTGGGAGATATGGTTTATATGAATAACGCGGCGGAGACGGGAGAGATTGTTGCGGCGGAGATTGAAGGACGAAAGCTATGCAAATGGAGGACTCTGCTTTACGCAGACGCTAGAGGTCACGCGGGAGAGAGACTTATCGTTGCGTGTTCAAACGTTAGTTTTAGCGATTTGAAACGTGCGTTTAGAGATGACTTGCGTTTCTCTGTGATGGTGTGA